The Nostoc sp. NIES-3756 DNA window TCCTCATCTCCCTCATCTCCCCCCTCTCCCTCATCTCCCTCATCTCCCCAATTACTCCGCCCAAGCAATCAATCTAGGCTCATAAGGGTTAGACAGATACGGGTGTTTGGGTAATACGCGCAAGGACAAGCCTTGTAAACCGGAAGTGGTGTAAAGGATATTAGCTGTATAAACACTTAACCCTCCGCTATCCTGTCCTTGATAATCCATGACTACAGGTATAGCGTTGACAATATCCCCACTGGCATCAATCGCACCTTGATATAGTTCGACTTGTACATCATCATTGGTTAAAGTTGCCAAGTCTACCTTAGCTTTGACAGCGACGGTTTGATTAACTTCGATATCTGCACCTGCGGATACATCGATATCTTTGATTTTGATATTAAACCAGTGGTCACTAAGTGCTGCTTTCCAAGTTGCTAATTCTTTAGCTGGTGCGTAATTATCAGATGTTAAGGTATAGTAGCGATCGCTTGCGGGGAAATAAGCCCGTAGTGCATATTCTCGCACCATCCGCGCTGTATTAAAGAATGGGCAATTTAACCGAATAGCATCCTTCATTTTAGCAACCCAAGGTCTGGGTAAACCATCGATATCGCGGTGGTCGTAAAATAGGGGTACGACTTCTTTCTCTAGTAAATCGTAGAGAGCATTGGCTTCTACTTCATCTTGGTAGTTGGGGTCTTCATAATTCTCCCCATGTCCAATAGCCCAGCCAGTGCGGACATAATCGGCTTCATCCCACCAACCATCTAACACACTCAGGTTAGGTAAGCCATTCATTGCGGCTTTCATCCCGCTTGTACCCGATGCTTCTCTGGGACGGCGGGGTGTGTTTAACCAAATGTCACAGCCAGCCACCATCAACCGAGAAATATAAATATCGTAGTTGGGAACAAACACGACTTGTTTTTCTAAATGCTGTTCGCGGATAAAGTGATTAATTTCGCGGATCAGTTCTTTTCCGGGGATATCTTTGGGGTGGGCTTTACCAGCGATGACAAATTGCACCTTACGGTCTTTGTCGGCTAGTAAGATGCGCCTAATCCGTTCAATGTCGCGCATCCACAGAGTAGCACGTTTGTAGGTGGCAAAGCGACGGGCAAAGCCAATAGTTAACGCATTGGGGTCGAGGACTTCCTGGGCTTGGACAATATCGGAAGGGGAAGCACCGCGATCGCGCAAATGTTTTACTAAATGGTCACGCACATACAGTATCATGTCCAAACGGCAACGTTCATGATTACGCCACAACTCCTCATCGGGAATTGCATCCATCCGTTCCCACAATTGGTTATCTGGTGGTACTGATGACCAATTTGGCCCTAAATAGCGATCGTATAATTCCTGGGTTGACTTAGCAACGCAACTACGGGCATGAACACCGTTAGTAATGGCTGTGATGGGTACTTCTTCCACCGGAACTTTCTTCCACAAACCTTGGAACATTTGCCGGGAAACCACACCGTGTAACTGGGCGACACCGTTAGAAAATGTTGCCATCTTCAACGCCAACACCGCCATACTAAAGGGGCCAGATAAATCACCTGTATTTTCCCGTCCCAGTCCTAAAAATTG harbors:
- the glgP gene encoding alpha-glucan family phosphorylase, with the protein product MQPIRTFNVSPSLPTRLEPLRRLAYNLHWDWNVETKDLFRRLDPDLWESSHHNPVLMLGTISQGRLLEVVEDEGFLAQMDRADRQLEEYLQERSWYKKQRHQKPKECFAYFSAEFGLVDCLPVYSGGLGVLAGDHLKSASDLGLPLVGVGLLYQQGYFAQYLNADGWQQERYPINDFYNMPLHLERNADGSELRVAVDYPGRKIYARVWRVQVGTVPLYMLDTNIEPNNPYDQDITDQLYGGDIDMRIHQEIMLGIGGVQMLKALGYKVTAYHMNEGHAAFSALERIRLLIQQEGLSYAEAKQVVSSSNIFTTHTPVPAGIDLFPPDKILYYLGYYADIFGLPKEQFLGLGRENTGDLSGPFSMAVLALKMATFSNGVAQLHGVVSRQMFQGLWKKVPVEEVPITAITNGVHARSCVAKSTQELYDRYLGPNWSSVPPDNQLWERMDAIPDEELWRNHERCRLDMILYVRDHLVKHLRDRGASPSDIVQAQEVLDPNALTIGFARRFATYKRATLWMRDIERIRRILLADKDRKVQFVIAGKAHPKDIPGKELIREINHFIREQHLEKQVVFVPNYDIYISRLMVAGCDIWLNTPRRPREASGTSGMKAAMNGLPNLSVLDGWWDEADYVRTGWAIGHGENYEDPNYQDEVEANALYDLLEKEVVPLFYDHRDIDGLPRPWVAKMKDAIRLNCPFFNTARMVREYALRAYFPASDRYYTLTSDNYAPAKELATWKAALSDHWFNIKIKDIDVSAGADIEVNQTVAVKAKVDLATLTNDDVQVELYQGAIDASGDIVNAIPVVMDYQGQDSGGLSVYTANILYTTSGLQGLSLRVLPKHPYLSNPYEPRLIAWAE